One Arachis hypogaea cultivar Tifrunner chromosome 18, arahy.Tifrunner.gnm2.J5K5, whole genome shotgun sequence genomic window, CCTTCTCCATAGCCTCTCCTTCACTGTCTCCTCCCTCAATCCTCAACCTCACATCCGGCACAGCCTGATAAACCGGCAGTGCCAGCGACTCCAACAGCTTCACATGAAACGACCTCACATTCTTCCACTTCCTCGGCACAGCATCCACAATTCCCTCAATTGCCGCGGTCACATTCGCCACGACCTCCTCCCTCGCCATCGCCACCTTAGCGACCCTGACAACGCAACAAGTCCCATTCCCAACAGAAAACAACGCCGAGGAATACGCCTTATCAACCTGCTCCTTCCAATTCCCCTTCTTCAAATCCAAGGGCACCggaaccttcttcttcttcaagaattGCTTCCCCAACAGCCTCGGAAGAAGAGGAACCACCCTCCTATCCGCGAAGAACAAGTCGTACGAGTCGCATAGCTTCCGCTTTGCCTCAAATGGCTTGTAATCGGAGGCGAGCTTCGAGAGCTTGAGGACCTTCGAAACGGCGACCTTCTCAGCCTGGATCTTAGATTGGGCTTGGGCCTTGGTGAGGCCCGATTTGGGCCTGTCGTCGACGATGAGGCAAGTTTCAGAGGAAGGGGAGATGAGGGTATAGGGTAGAGGAATCTTGCGTGGGGTTACGTTAGTGTGATCCTTTTGGGGTATCTTCTTGAGGGTGAGTACGAGGTAGATAAATTCCTCGTCGTTGTCGAAGAGTTTTTGGGGTTTGGCGGTGGAATTGGATTTGCGCCATTTGAGGAGTGCGTCGATTGCTTTCTGAATGGTTTCGGTTGATACCCTGCTTTGAGTTGGAGGGTTTGCCGGAGAAGCCATTGATGGCGGAACAGTGAGAATTGGGGTTTAAACCTGCACAAGAGGGGTGGAGAAGGGTTTTTGTTTTCACTAGGGTTTTTTGCACAACAAGAGGTGGAATTCTGGAATATTAAAAGAACctgaacgacgtcgttttgattTGTGAACGTATCATTTACTCAAATCAAATAGGTTAACGTACGTACACACAGAACTTTATCGATGCACATGGACAAGGGTTGAAGGGGATTTAGCTACCTTCTAACTTTTTGAATAAATGAGTCAActtgaatattgaatattatatatgataaatgtaataaaattttaaaaatagactcaaatatcatttttgtttctaaaactttagaaaaaaaattaagattatttCTAACATTCAATTTTATAACTTTATTTTAAATGTTTCAATCACCCATAAAGGTTTACGtcgttataattttttaaaatctaaatcatattaaaaatgtattatttccAAATACTTATTACTAAATAATACAATACACATTTTAGCATATATATTGTtcatttttattgttaatttttcctTTGGTATAACAATTTGATCAAGGTGAGACTTTGGAGGCACTGTGGAAGAGAAAAGAGAGGTAGTATAATTGGAAATGTCCcacaattatttttcaattttctatCTGAAAGATTGGAAGCTATTTTTctaccaaaaataaaagaaaaaaataaaaagaaaagattaaAATAGTACCTAAAACAAAAAATGGGCCAAAACCTTTCCTCTAGTGTATAAAGCTTTCAAACATGCAATAGAATATGAAGTATTTCTTGACGCTTAATCATCGTGCTGATAATGACAAGATCATCAATAGACACAATCGGATACATGCATCATCTTAGAGTATGATTGTTAAATGCAAAGAGCTTCAGTTTCTCATCCAATATACCAAACTCTTACACCACAATGTAGATTCAAACTGTTTAACCACATTGGTAAATCAACCAAACTAAAGTTCATACACAAATACAGACAGATTCTTGTGGACTGAAAAAATGAAGTGGCCAGCTTGACTCCGAAATCGGAACAGGCCAAACTGTTAAACAATGGAGAATCAATCTGGCCAAATTGTTAAAGAATGGAGAATCAATTAAACTAAGCTCGAATAGGCTACTTGACACCAGATGCAAGGCTAAAAGACACCTCTATAGGTTGCTTCATTTAGACTCCTCACTCGGAATTATCTTCAAACTATAGCTTCATACAGATCTTGGCTATGTAGTCccaaacaaaaattcaagaggacATGGGGTTGATATTGCGAGAAACACAATTTCACAACCTGGCTTTCAAGAGATTATGGTAACAGAAGTACTAGAGAGCACATCAAGCAAAATCTCCTGTTGCACAATTGCACCTTGAATATGGAAGGAGGAAGGAGTTGCTTATTTCTCAAATCAAGGATATATGGAATCATCTTCATGGAATACCTTCCACAagtaaaactttaattttaattttattccacttCATTCACCCCACTCCATTTATCATTAGGTACCCAAACAGAGTCATAGGGCCTACAATTATGCACACGAAACACATTAAGCATTTTAACATTTCATCAAAGGTAGGCTTCATCTTTGCACACAAGATTACTGTTCTTTCTAATCCTAAAAAAAGAAACTTAAAGAAATAGGTACTTATAGTTATAGAAATGATCGTGACAGACAAAACCAAAAATAGCTGAAGCAATTACTAATCATATCATATGTACTTGCAGTAAAATCCTACATGAGAACATGTCTAAGAACAATTTCTTACATAAGACTTGCTCAACATAAGTTCCTCTAAAAGCAATTGAACAGAAGATCAAAAGATGTAACATTTGTTATTTAAGCCAATCCTCACAAACAAATCAGAACACCACAACATGTTAAAGTACAAGAGTATAGAAGACTTCATACTAACATTCTCAGGAAACAGAGTAAAACCTGATCTATGCTTCACTTCCACCTGCAGGGCCAACAAGAACGCCTTGAGCAGTGCCTTCCTTCCTACCGGATTCATCCTTCACCTCTGCATCAGCCTTCCTTATCCTGATTTTATATTTAGcctcaaactcaacaatctcctttttcttcttttccaatGCTTCATTGAGCCTGCTAATAACTTCTTCGAGTCCCTCTTTGTTGCGCAGCACCGCAGGCAAGACCTCCTTCACAGTCCTCTCGACCAGAACACCCCCAATCATTCGATAGCATCGCCTAGAGGGATTGAGCGGCTGAATGGCATTAACTACCAGCGAGTGCTCGCTAACTTCCATTTCCAGCTCGGTGATTTTCGAGTGAATTTGGTTGAGTTCAGACCTCATTGCCGCATATATATTCGCAACTGCTTGTTCATTAACTGGCTCCCTGTGATCAATACCTTCAGCTTTACCAGCCATAGTTCTAGACATAtgtaaaagaacaaaaataaaaaatctcatcAGGTTAAAGAAACAAGAATGCCTTAAGAAACTAATCAAGATTAATTAGCAGCATTTTCAAACAATAAATAGCATTTACCAAACTGAGAAAATGACACTAGTAGTAATTTCTCTAGATTCAATCacaaactaaatttaaaaataaaaaatgagagagagaaaactGACACAGTTGTGAGAATGTGATCTTTAAGCAGAAGCAAGCTACTAGAAATTATGAACGTTAAAATGCATAAAATGAAAGCATTCAGTTACTTGTTTTTAATCCGTACGTTCCccgaaagaagaagatgatataGCTAACGCCACCGGTGGGAATACAATCTGCGTCGCCGGAGATTACGTGCTGAGAACAGAAGATGAAAGGGTCAAAGATATATTgggagaataagagaagagaaggaattgagagaaaatagaaaaccTAACAGTGGTCTGCGTGCTGTGGAGCAGCCGAGCAGGTAAGTGGGGACTGGAGTAGTCTCTGCTTGTGTTCCGTTTGAGCCTTTTGGGCCGTCTGGGCCTTTTGGGCCATTTTGGACCGTATGTGCCACTTTAAGCATTTGGCCCAATTTGTATGTAGTTGTCCTAAAATGACCCAATGGATTTTATTCAAGGGACCTGCTagtctgctacacatacaagtaaaaaaggcttacaagccttacaagtTAACTCAGCACAATAACTTATCCACGCGCACTCATTCTCTTTGAATGGAGCGTCAACCCACGCGCGTCACTCAAACGGTTACTCTTTGGAATAAGCGCTCGTCATGGctaactcttcctcttctccttcaaacaaaacacaaaccacaaagtttcgagcaacattccaaagtgaagagacattattcaAGGTCGAACTCGTCGCAAAGATAGAACTCTCCATCAACAATCTTCAGAAAAAACGAAGAAATATTATTCAAGGTACATtactattttactcatcttgtacatttttcacatttctgtttctgatttcgaaatcgaagaactaggttttactgttcttctatgttcttctaggttttactgaTCTTTTTGTTCTAAATTTCATATCACtgtttttactgttcttcttattCTAGGTTTTACTCTTCTTGTAAGTtcctctaggttttactgttcttcaaaatggttctaggttttactgttcttcttgttctagttcTTTTCATAACTGATTTTTCGCTGTATATTgcttaatttgttgggtgtatatggttgattgttgggtgtatatggcgtaatttgttgggtgtatattcctGAACTCATATCATGTAATATAATCAACTGTTGCAACTGTCCTAATATTGTTTGTCCTtggtgtatattgcttgacatTGTAATATTGCTTGAGCTTGTATATTTATCCATGTTTCGGTGAattgaacataattttgaactgaTCTAATTAAATACTTATGAAATTGGTTTGGGTGTATGTGCCTGATCTAAGTTTTTATCGTTCATCTTGTTTTAGCTTTTACAgttcttcttgttctagttcttctcCTAACTGATTTTTGTGTGTATATTgcgtaatttgttgggtgtatatggcataatgtgttgggtgtatatttctgaactcatataatttaatatagtCAACTGTTGCAAATGTTCTAATACTGCTTGTCCTTGACTGTATATTGCTTGACATTGTAATATTGTTTGAGCTTGTATATTTATCGATGTTTGAGTCAATTGAACATCATTTTGAACTGATCTCATCAAATACTTATGAAATCGGTTTGTGTGTATCTGATTGATCTATGagtgtatctgactgatatctatgggtgtattttttattGCAGTAAAAATGGAAGGCAAAAAATAAGCTgtaaaaaatgtaagaacaaatatatgtcttctATTCCATGAAATGAATCAAGACAAAGCTGAAGCCATTAGCAGAAGTcatgcaataagactgtccagaccatcctcattgttattgagtccattttgtcagatagattctaatgatattgacactgattaatgtaactgttatatactcttgtaagaaattgaacacatgctgtaaatatatttgatccaattataagtaaaattttttttccataattaaactctctctggtgtattgaaaatgtctgatttacaggtactataatatgaaagaaaatatcaaaccaaatatacacccataacctgacATTTTACACCCAAAGAATGTTGATTATACACCCAAACATCTATTCCCCTTGATGATTTAtccataaaaaccctaaaccataaaccctaaacactaaacactaaacactaaaccctaaaaacctaaaccctaaaccctaaacactaaacactaaccctaaaaacctaaaccctaaaccctaaaacttaaatcctaaaccataaaccctaaacactaaaccctaaaccctaaaaacctaaatcctaaatcctaaaccctaaaaacctaaatcctaaaccctaaaccctaaatcacccAACCTATTATACACCCAAATCATTGATTTTTACACCCATAATCTCATTTTACACCCAAGGAAAGTTAAATATACACCAGACTCTATCCCCTAATGCTTtatccctaaaccctaagcccctaaactcttaaaccctaaaccctaaaccctataccaaaataaaaaaacaaacaaacaataatttataatataaacaGCAGAttctgaaatatatatatatatatatatatatatatatatatatgtaaaatgtcaaacacaagaaaattcaaaaatacacTCAAGAAAACTATggtttacacccatattctgtaactatacacccaaaaaacTATCCACTGTTGCTGGttccctgaactgataattcataacacgtccttgatattggctgaaATTTGGATGCACCACTGATACAGCATGAAAGAGGTTTAACTGGATATAATAAATCTGCAGCCTTGGCATAGTCCTTGTAAAATTTTGCAGCATCTTCAAGGTTTTTAAAAGTCATTCCTACCTTGGGAACAAGTTgctcatcaacaacagagagagaCTGCAAAATACAACAtgttaaaaacaagaaaatactatAGAATTTCTGTaccttataaaaaaaataacaatcaaaGTAACATACACCCAAGGACTCCTGATATACACCCAAACGACAacaagtcaattaaaaataacaagcAAAActataaactgtaaatacacccaaacctccataaaaatacacccaaaaagttCTTATCTACACCCAAACGTCTGCTATAAATTGCagataattaataaaaactaatacaTTAGATTCAATCCACAGATTATGTTCACGCATTAATTTCACAGTCTAGCttcacgaattattcagctaGACAATCAAAATTAACTGAaactaaatcaaacctcaggaacttcgttcgattcaaattcaaaatccacttcgCTGTGATTGAGCTGACAATCTGAGATTGAATCCACTTTGCCGTGATTGCGCtaacaatctgaggttgaatcattcattatcttcaaaaggacttcaaaatttgattttagaaaccagaaaatcaaaataaaacgaAGCTAGCATTACAGTTTGCAAAACTCAGGCGAATGACGAAGACCAAAGAAGTGATAAACGCAGAAGAAAGAAGGATCCAAAAGATGAGGGAAGAACGCGAGAAGGAGAACGAATAAACTTGGCAAGAGATTCAAAGAAGGTAAGGAAATCTTTTGAAGATTGGAAGAGAGATATTCGCGCGTTAATTGATTTTGATTGAAACTAAAGTCTGTTATATAACGCGTGACTTGTACGTATGAATTGTAGCGCATTCAGAATTTTAGTAAGTTCTGCACTTATAAGCCTTGTAAATGCTAATTGCTTGTATGCTAAGATTAATTCTTTATTCAATTTACAGCAAATTCACAAAGAAAGAGGAGCATTGTTCTTAATTGGTGTCCATAGCATTTGGATGCAAAGAAACAAGTTGATATTTGAAGAACAAAATCACTGGCCAGAAagtacacaaaaaaaaattgctCACCAGAAGCTCCTGCTTGTGAGTCCCAGTGCCAATGGGTGGAGTACCTCGCCGCACAAGCACCGGCCACGACAGCAACCACGGGATCAACCGCGCCTCCTTCAGGGAGCCAAAGCAATGCCGCCTGAAAGTTTCAAGGTGAACGTCGACGCCACATTGGAGCGAATCCGGAGTTGGCACCGTATCGATCACGACGGCATCATTGCGGAAGCTTGTGCCTGCATTTTGGGGCTTGATTTTGCTCTCAACTGTGGTTTTTGGAATATAGTCGTGGAGATAGATAGTAGGGGGTGTATATGGGCTGGGTCACACTGGGGTTTGGCTTAAttcagacccgacccgaaatatagacTGGGCCTAATTTTTAGATTCTAACCCGATTTTAGACTCTGAAACCTACGCACCTTCGGGCCGGGTGAAAACTGGATAAAAACCGGGTCTTGAGCAtgtaaaaatcacctaatctccaaccattattttacaattcacatagtaaaattcacttaaaaaaatataacaagaaccaaccattctctaaaattaaaacataaccataatcaatactaatattgtctaataacaccaaatatttaaatcaatacaaataacacaatattatacattagtctaaagtcttgtgcattttaaacataaaacattaacttataatcttataatgactaataacacaaaatattaaggtttacaatatttgAATTCCACATAAAAataaccatcatccatcactaataacacaaaatattaattatgtatgatgacCGAACCATTCGGCCGAGTTCCGGTGACCCGAGTTATAGCCCGGACCGGATCTATTTTTGAGACTTTTACCCAACCCTAGACCCGATAAAATCAGATTAAATTAACCCCTAAAGTGTTTGGAGTCGGACCGAATCTTCGAACCAGACCGGTCTATGTACACCCCCTAATAGATAGTATCATTGTTGCTAATGCACTGCGGGCCACACACACTCAAGATCACATATTTGGACTTTTAATTTCTAATTGTAAGATTATTTTACAATGTTTTATATCTTATCACATTTCGATTTTCAAGAGAAATGCGCTCTTAGCCTCTTACAAGACAAATACTCTGCGGCTAAAAGAAATACCATCAGATACGTTAATCAGGCTGCTATGCATATTTTAGGAATCCCACTTCAATAATATACAGCCGtttccaaacaaaaaaaaaaaaacaaaaaacaaaaaaaaaaatcaaaacagcacTTAAATTGGTTAGGCTCTtgtccaaaaaataaaagaaataaaaaaaaattttggttagGCTAAATGTAtctcaaatttaatttaataagaaAAGTATCTTATTtagttcaaagaaaaaaaatggttcCTTTTTTTAATGTTTCAGtttctttttacaaaataaaaatatagtttatCATAATCTTCAAGAATTTAAAAGTATCAATGGTGTTTTAGTAGAGCATTTTAGTCTTAACTATCAGCCCGTCAACTATCATTGTTTGCTAATATGTTCTGTTAAATGATACATTATAATAAACATGTCATATGTGTTGACCAATTAAAACTTGGAATTATCATTATGGATTATCACTGTAACAAATTAATATAACAGGTTAAAACTATAAAGAAACATCACATGTCAATACTATAgattatatcttttaaaaatatataagataatCGAGTATTCTTATTGGATTCGTTTCAGCAAGATTGAATTCGATACTAGTCCAAAAGAGAATGGTTTAATCCAGTTTTATCTTTCCCGTTGAGTACTAGAATAGATTATATTAGATTGATTCGTTTTAATTGGTTAATCATATTATTTGCACTCACTTACACTTAGAGATGATAATGGATATTTATGAGAAGagaattttttttctcattctcaTTTAGAAAATTGCCCCCTGTTCCCGCCCTATTCCGTCATGGATCCTCGTTTATTTCCCTCGAAGGCATCACCTACGAATATCTATGGATactaaactttaaaaaataaaaaaaaattcaatcatgATAAAATTTTATACAATTCAACTAAAAAGTATAATCAAATTCAATTCAAACCCATTCAATATTACTAAATCCAATTCAACATTATTCAACTAAATATCCaatatataaactaaaataaaacaaaattaaaaaatttttaacataaCAAATCTTAGTCGATAATTATAGTTTGGTGATAGTACTCCCTTAATgtaataatacaaatttaaataattatttggtGCAAATTTAGATATTATGCATATCATTAATTTATTTCTAAAGATCTATTAACAACAAAACAGtccatacataaaaaaaaaaaaaaacagctaaCTCAATCATCAATTCATTGGTTCAGAAATTTATAAAtctattaacaacaacaaaacagttcatacataaaaaaaacaacaatctcaatcatcaattcattaattcaaaaattacttaaatacttTTAGCGCAAATGAGTGAAATTACACTATAATTGTCATCTTATCTAAACAATTAAGACAATGTGACATACTAATGTATTATGTTAAGGGAGGTAAAATAATGATGGTTAACTAACTCTTGAAAATTTAAAATGTCCtacaaaatataattcaataaaCTATATGATATTATAATGGATATAATGCAatgacttttttttaaaaaatgaaataaataaaaagagaagttAAACGAAAAAGAGTAGCAACATTAGAGCCCAAGGCAGAAATTATATAGAAAATGCAAAGAATGTGGTCATTGTTTTTAACATGATAATTGACCAATTCATGACTGTGATGTCTTGGCTATCTGAAACTATGGAAAAGGCTTTGAAGTCATGTCAGTTGGATAACAAATCTTACTTTGAGTTGTTCTACTATTTGTGGATGGCAACATTAGTATCATTTTTTTAGAAGAAttctgttatttacttatttctgtttATTCATTCCCATACTTATTGTCAGTATTTATCCATTATTCTATCcaatgattaaaaaaaatgtatattaacATAATATTTATCTTATAATAATGTGACAAAACAACCACATACTAAAGGTATCAATAGTTTTGTTCATTAGTGAAAAGTTGTTCAAACTTTGAACTTAGCGCAATTAATGTCAAAAAcacgtctttttcaaaattactgttgtaaaataactaaataaataaataaggaagaaataataaaataaagtttaaatagaAAATACTATTATCAGTATTTATCAATACTattatattactataaagataatatattaatattatattagtagtatgtaaagaaagaaagtaaagaagtgatttataaagaaaaagagagagagaaaaagtatTAGCTTTATTATTGATGTGTGTATAAAAGTTTAGATATGTGcccctatttatacatgtatgGGATCTTTATTTTCAACATTCATTAAAGTTCATTCTTTCTTGAGAATGGACATCCACGTTgatccttatcacaacactctccCTTGGATGTCCATTTAGAATTATTGTCTcgttaaaatcttactaaagaaaaactcagtgggaaaaaaccttagtgaaggaaaaagagtacaatatcctttagtgatggggactgcctcattaaaaaccttgtcaagaaaaacccaatggaaaaaaaacctgaccaagggaaaaagagtacaatctccccctcttgccgacatcatttaatgtctcgaaatcggcgcatcccaatctcatgtaccaatctttcaaaggaggattttgggagtgactttgtgaacaaATCTGCcaaattgtcacttgagcggatctgttggacatcaattgttccttgattttgaagatcatgagtgaagaagaatttgggagaaatatgctttgttctatcacctttgatgtatccacctttaagttgagcaatacatgctgtattatcttcaaacaggacagttagagctatcttctgatcaatcagtccacatgatgatagaatatattggatcatactcctcagccaaaaacactcgcgactagcttcatgtatcgctagtatttcagcatgattagaggatgttgcagcaatcgtctgtttcgtggacctccatgatatagctgtactaccatatgtgaacaggtatcctgtttgagatctccctttatgtggatcagacaagtatccagcatctgcatagccaactaattgtgacttggatccatagagataaaacaatcccatatcaaccgttccatgaagatatcgaaagatttgtttgattccactccaatgtcttctggttggagaggaactataccttgctaataaattcacagcaaatgatatatcgggacgtgtattattagcaagatacattagtgctccaatggcgctaagatatggtacttcaggaccaaggatatcttcattctcttctttaggacggaattgatcattttccacatccaaagatcttacgatcattgggatacttaatggatgtgacttatccatataaaatcttttcaagatcttctctgtgtatgtcGCTTGCTGAATAAAtattccattttttgtatgctcgatctgcaggccgagacaaaatttagtcttttcaagatctttcatctcaaactcttcctttagagtttttataattgttggaatctcttcaggagttccaatgatatttaaatcatcaacgtacacagcaataataatgaatctagatgcagttttctttatgaaaatacatggacagatatcatcattcttgaatccatttttggtcagatactcagtaagacgattataccacattcgtccaaattgcttcagaccatataaagatctttgcaatttgactgagtataacccttgcgaatattcattggatggtttagatatctttagtcctttagggactttcatatagatatcccgatctaatgagccgtataaataggctgataccacatccattaaatgcatatgtagtttatgatatgcagataaactgaccaaataacacaatgttatcgcatccactacaggggaatacatttcttcataatctataccgagcctttg contains:
- the LOC112771339 gene encoding prefoldin subunit 2 — protein: MAGKAEGIDHREPVNEQAVANIYAAMRSELNQIHSKITELEMEVSEHSLVVNAIQPLNPSRRCYRMIGGVLVERTVKEVLPAVLRNKEGLEEVISRLNEALEKKKKEIVEFEAKYKIRIRKADAEVKDESGRKEGTAQGVLVGPAGGSEA
- the LOC112771806 gene encoding uncharacterized protein; the encoded protein is MASPANPPTQSRVSTETIQKAIDALLKWRKSNSTAKPQKLFDNDEEFIYLVLTLKKIPQKDHTNVTPRKIPLPYTLISPSSETCLIVDDRPKSGLTKAQAQSKIQAEKVAVSKVLKLSKLASDYKPFEAKRKLCDSYDLFFADRRVVPLLPRLLGKQFLKKKKVPVPLDLKKGNWKEQVDKAYSSALFSVGNGTCCVVRVAKVAMAREEVVANVTAAIEGIVDAVPRKWKNVRSFHVKLLESLALPVYQAVPDVRLRIEGGDSEGEAMEKEGLKKKKKKGRIHQVRYMDSDDFEHADNDNGSDLVSLKMKKGDQVKNGALSGLSNVKRETKKRGLVQWNGADMAKKVKH